Proteins co-encoded in one Candidatus Binatus sp. genomic window:
- a CDS encoding HAD family hydrolase: MTKSTHRSKKKTAEPHNAGDEKIKALLFDFGGTLAFLDYDLLAQEFSREGRKIDPLALEHAEYVGRQKIDHLLMAGEKDVIHAYAHFFRAWLEAAGIPAEEVAEHGERFGAIHREATLWRVVRPGTLEALERLKSAGYKLAIVSNAEGQVEADTKRFGLAPFFDVIIDSHIVGVAKPDPRIFQIALERLGVAPDEVRFAGDIFSIDILGARAAGIEARLIDQHERYHWVDHHKIRHIEELHPLK; encoded by the coding sequence ATGACCAAGAGCACTCATCGATCGAAGAAGAAGACCGCCGAGCCGCACAACGCAGGCGACGAGAAAATCAAGGCGCTGCTGTTCGACTTTGGCGGGACGCTGGCATTTCTCGACTATGATTTATTGGCGCAGGAATTTTCGCGCGAAGGACGCAAAATCGATCCGCTCGCGCTCGAGCACGCCGAGTATGTCGGCCGCCAGAAGATCGATCACCTGCTGATGGCTGGCGAAAAAGATGTAATCCATGCCTACGCGCATTTTTTTCGCGCGTGGCTCGAAGCTGCCGGGATTCCCGCCGAGGAAGTCGCGGAACACGGCGAGCGCTTCGGCGCGATTCATCGCGAGGCCACGCTCTGGCGCGTCGTGCGGCCGGGCACGCTCGAAGCGCTCGAGCGGCTTAAATCCGCCGGCTACAAACTCGCGATCGTTTCGAATGCCGAGGGCCAGGTCGAGGCCGACACCAAACGATTTGGATTGGCGCCGTTCTTCGACGTGATTATCGATTCGCACATTGTCGGCGTCGCGAAGCCCGACCCGCGCATTTTTCAGATCGCGCTCGAACGCCTCGGCGTCGCGCCCGACGAGGTGCGCTTCGCCGGCGACATTTTCTCGATCGATATCCTCGGCGCGCGCGCGGCCGGAATCGAGGCGCGCCTGATCGATCAGCACGAGCGCTACCACTGGGTCGATCATCACAAGATAAGGCATATCGAAGAGCTGCATCCGCTGAAGTAG